Part of the Citrus sinensis cultivar Valencia sweet orange chromosome 2, DVS_A1.0, whole genome shotgun sequence genome, TTCAAATTCTAGTCTATTACACCTTTTTCATTTGGGGGAAACAACCAATTAAatctcatctctcttttggCTCTTTCAAGTTTTGTACCATCTTCACAGCCGTGAAATTAACCATCACATACTATTCCTTTATGTTGTTGCTTGGATTTTTGCTTGTGGGTACGTTGCTGTATGTACCATTAGTGTCATGTATGATGGTGAAGCTCAGGTGATCAAACACTCCATGTGGGTTCATAATTTTGCAAATTGATGGCTTTCACATTTGTCAAGATAGATGACTTCACTTTGGAACTGTACAATCCTTCAGCAAATTATAACttgttcattattttctccaatcaactaattaacaaacaactTATTGCTACAGCACAGGTCCAATACTTGCACCCgcaaaaatttttatcataaaaaaacaGATTGATCAGTCCTGTTAGCCgtgtaaaaatttttaaaaattgtgacCGTTATATCTGTTTTTGAATTGTAGAATAAAATGTTGACAAAAGGTAATGATGATTAATAGTATTAAAGGCAGATGGGGACatattcaagaaaaaggaGTGGTTAAGATTGATTTCCAGTACTTTCAGCTCCATGCTAAAACTACCGCAGGTAACACCGTATTATTTTCCCCACGAAAGATAGAAGATTTATACATGAAAcgtgatgttgacttttccCAACTGGGAAACTTGTCtgctttgttttgttattgtttaattaagtGTCTTTATTACCTTCAACAGAAAGAttagtatataaaaaaaactgttttctctgcttttagatttttttttaaaagcagCAAAAACACTGCTGAAAATGCTATATGAGGACttgtttaatgaaaaataataaatctgaACTTGCACTTTTTCAAGACAAATCTTTTACAGCGTGTATTATTAGTCAGATTTGTTGAAAATTTAGTAGACGTTTGTCAAACACTCATTCTTGGAATTTGActcatttgtttctttattcctcctcttttttttcttcttttttcttttctaatttttttctctgaagagttgtttattatttcttaaatctaaagatatttataattagaacTTATGTTTTAGTGAAATAATGATAGAAGGAGAATGTGTAACAGCAAAAATTTCGAACCTACACCGACACTTGCACCTTACATTTACAAATGATTATTATACATGTTCAATAATAATTCTACATTCAAtcttttttatagatttttttggataaattaatgtgatatttataaataaaactttaaaagtgAGGACATCTTCACTTTGTTAAAGCgagaatattattaaaaaaataaatacatttcaatgttttgaaaataataatttttatttattaatgtcattattattttaacaaaataaaaacactcttattataatatgtatatatattatgaaaattaaatttaaataaataattaaacaaaattatttaaaaatcacttgACCGCAATAGCAAGTgaatttcaaaaaacaaaagcaattgTTTTCCCACTTTCACAGGTGATGACTAATGACAAGTTAAGATTGTCTTATTGGGTCATGTCTAATCACAATGAATCTGCGTTCCATTAACAGCCAATGAATCTGCGTTCCATTACGAGCCAATGAATCTAGGTACCGTGGGTCctgaaattttatcatatgGAGAAAATCTCAACggttatgattttttttttatgttcgTGTCATGGGTTCATTAGCTTAGCTAGCTGGAAAGAAATTGAATATCATCTCAAATAACATCATTTCCACTCTCATTGAAGATGCGTGCAGGGACAATTACCTCAAAGTTCACCGAGTAATCATGTATATTGAAATCGATTATGTgttcttaattgattttttgccAACATAGATTAAGGaagagacaaaaaaaattaaaatccatttGACTTTGAATCAAGTAATTATAAACTCTCTTCcgaaaccaaaccaaaaattaaaacgcATTGACTTGtaaaacaaatcatttaatagatattttaatgttattttaaaatacatacgCGTTGGATCCTGAGAGAAAATGAAGCGATCGTCGGGCATTAATTGATGAAAGTTACACTCTTAAACAAGAAATGCATACGCGTTGGATACGTCGTTTTCATATGCTGTATGGCATATGATAATTGCTTAATAAACGCACATAATGTATTTGTGATTTATTCAAACCCATTAAATACCGAAAATAACTTGCCAATAATCTGATCCATATTTGTATCAACAATTACATTTcttatcaaaaataattttcttttacagttTTTGATCTTAATTTACATTTTCCTTATACCCAAAATCTTTGCGCTAGCTATGATTGAGGAAAAGAAAGTAACTCGACACTCACACACAGCTCAAATGGGCAAGTTGGCATCAAAGAGTCTGAGTGGGATATGAACTGTATTTGATCGTTAATGTTATTTATCCTTgggcaaaaataaaatgcgaCTATGATGgcttgttttgtttgtgttAGGTTTTTTCACAAATCAAGATAAATGAGTTAGGTTGCGTTGATTGCGGTTGGAAAGAGCTTTCGCTTTTGCCCCCACATCAAATCGACAATCTTGACTGGaattcatcatcatttttcatCGACCCTATATCTGGATATTGTAGTCGTTAAGTTTAAGTTTTAGGACATTGGATGATTTTAATGGACCCATTTGcttaaagttttaaatatgATCTTTCAAATTAGTGGCCATTATTGAGGCCAGTACGCATAAGAACTTgatagttatatatatatatatatatatatatatatatatatatatatatcaaaagaTAGGTAACTTCCTgttaatttaacattttttttcggGGTATTCATTCTCTAATACAAATTGAAGGTTGATTACTCTGTTGATTACATCAAGCCAATGAATATTTGTCACACGGAATCGAGCCTTACATTTAGAAACAAGCAAAAAGTTGTAGTCACAAGTTGAACAGTTGCATGGAGAAAGTATATACAAGCGCCACAATGAATGAACAAAGTCACGAAGACGACATAAAGATTCAGGGTGAATTCAATAATGCATTCCATTTATATGGCATGATATGTCATTAAGTGGATAatgatttttcataattttaaaagtgttCTTGTTATactattatttcataattcaCTTGATGAATGCCGCTTAAATTGGGTGATAAATTTTCGAGGATAGCTTTTAAAGATATGTAGAATCTTCGGTTTTGTATAAAGTTCATTTgccacatttattttaattgtaatgtatttctagttttatttaaaagaaatactacTTCTTACATGCACAAGCAAAAAATTATAGGCACAAGTTGATTAGTTATTTGCAATATCAGTTAGCCCCCCACAATGAATGGCCAGACAAGACATAAAGGTaggattgattgattgatcgGCAATGGTCCTTACTTCATCTACTTCGAAATTTGCAGTCCCCGTAGTTATTTTAGCTTTCATTCCTACTGCTGCTATAGGGGCTACGAATGTCCTGTGTGACGAATTGAAGTACAATTATATGgtgaattattttctatttctcaGTAATTCAAATGTATTAATTTAAGGGCACTGCAAGTTTACGAATCCACCAAAATAGCAAGAATCTTAAGGGAGCATTTTTCTTCCCCACTTCTCTGAACCATGAAAAATATgtggtcaaaattttcaagcaaAGTTTGGACCAACCTGCATATataatccaacaaagcattaaTTTGAACTGcagaaaaaagtaaaactatattgaCCAATGGGAAAGGGAAACTAAGTAAACGCAATACATGAGACtgggaagaagaaaatatgtaGTATGAGACAATAAACAATCACATGATCATAGAGTCCATGACTATGAGCTATCTCTCACTAAACAAGCTTAAAATGTCAGCTATGTATTGATGGTGCACATGTCTTACACAAATGATTTCATACCAGCAATAATGTTCATATTTTGTAGCTATACAAGCTAGAGTTTGAGAGGTTCTTGTCATTCATAATATGTCTGGTACGTACGAATCATCAATCCATCGTCAGGGCTGAAGCTAGCTCTAGCATTCAAAATCTTAGAGTTGGGGGTCGAAATGTTAAAATAGTAAAGTTAACAATCACCCAGTGACCCTTACGAGTACTTGAGACTTGTGAGATTCACTCACGTTGATGCATATGCCTAGAATAAATTGATGATTACTTGCAGTTTAGTACTGAATCTATTGGTTAGCAACAGGGACTTTTCCAGACAAGTTATGTACATTTaagtcattttctttcatatatTTCTATATCATTGCAATGAAACTGCTACATAAGTTTGTTATCTTTACAAGCCTCTTTATACaatggatttacaagtttCTCTCCTATTCCATTTACAACTTTATACGGCATTACGATTGATGAGAACTTTGCCGAAGATTTTTTCAGAAAGCTATCACAACGATTAAAAGAAGAGTCATTGTACAAAGTATGCAGCTATTCACCTCAAAATTTTGGGCTATATGTACgtgtgtgtctatatatatataactagtacatactattttattttattttttatgtatacaTTAAAATAGAATGTTaccaatatttacaattagaaatttattacaattactCTAAGTCAAATTTCTTATGGCACAACATAAATGTATATCCTTCTTACTAAAGGGGCATATACTCCACACTAGGAGAGAAAACTATCGGACTATCTCAcccaattatataattgagtTGCATCTGCCAAAATATAAATGCTAATTGAGACATAGCCGAAAAAACTAATGTCCCAATTCAAGTTCGTCCCCAACAgccaaaaatttgttaattatatattttgtcaaatcaagtttcaatttcataaatgacAAGTAGGagtattttattgatattgcTTGCAATAATCACAGCTGAGTACAGGAGAAAAAACAGCACAAATAGATTTTTGTGGCTGttggaatattttatttccttcCAAACAACTTAGCAAGACAGATACATACGAAAAATACAACCACATTATTAATCAAGCTCTGTGCCTTACATAAACAAACACTACTAATGAAGTAATAGAGTAGTGAAACTTTTATTGATTGAACATGGAACATGTAACTAGATCAAGCTGCAAATGACTGCTACCAACACATTTTACCTCACAAACCCTAAATTGAGGACACCCCAAGAAGTCTGAGGccaagatttttctttagccTTCATGTACAGAACTCTGGTCCAAGCAACCCAGCCTTCCCAAGACATCCTCTTATCCCAAGGACTGCCCCATTCCAACAATAACATCAGCCCTTTTCCAGCCTCTCTCTCGGCCTCCTCAAATTCACCTTTTGCCAAATAAATCTGACCCAACACCACATGTGGCTCCCCAACAAATGGGTTCTTCTCAATACACCTCAACAACAGCTCCTCTGCTTTCTCCAACTTCTCCTTTGACCCATCAGAGTTCCCACAAACAGCCTCCCAATACAAGTCCCTAGCCTCAATCTGTTCCTTTGCATCCAAAATTCTAGTGCAATTCTCAAAAACTGGCGGCACCGGAAGCTCAATATCCTCATCTCTCTCTTTATCAACACCAACACCAACAGCAGCGGCTGATGTTTTCCTCTCTTGAATAAAAATCTCTTCCTCTCTCGCAATCAAGCTATAAATTGCACCCATTCTAGACAATGAATTCATCCACAGCCCAGGCTTGCCATCACCAGGCCACAAAGCTGAAAAACTATTCCCAGCAAACTCAAGTTTCCCATCAGAATTGTTAAACAAAAAATCCTGAAACCCAAAAAGCTGGTCACTGAAATCAGCAATGGTCAACATAACAAAAGTAGCCACCACCCTTCTTGAAACCCCCACATCTTCACCAGTCTTGATGTGCTTCACTGTAAGCCCGTCAGCAGGCAACAACTCATTAATCTTCTTCCTCCACGCTTCCTCAGCGTTGAACAAACCCTTTTCTTTGGCATTTATTAAGGAAACATCAGAGGCCTTGAGATGCTCAACGAGTTCTTGATCGGAATACTCGAACAAAAGATCATCGTGGATCAAGGGCTGACGCGGGACAATGCAGAACAAGTGGATCAATTTCTCGGCAGCATCGCCAACGTGGCCACGGACGACATCTCGGCCGGTGTTGGGATCAAAAATGGCAAGATTCACGTAAGAGTTTGAGTAAGCAGAGTGGAAAAGGCCGCAGAGGCAAACGCAGTCGGGGGCTTTCCATATTTTGAGGATCCGGTAAATGTCAACGAGATGCTCGAGAAAGCTACCGTGTTTGTGCCAGCACTCCCCTGCTCCGACAGAACGCAAGACAGAAATAAGAGATGGCAAGTTCTTGTCTATGGCTTCGAGTTCTCCTCGGAGGAAAGGGCGAGCTGAGGCTACAAGGGTTTCTAAATAATCGTTATTAATATTGCCTTGCTGAGATGGCATGgttgaattttgattgaatATTAATGGGTgatcaaaaaatatattgaaagagaatgaagatgaAGGTGAAGGTAAAGCTGGGGCGGATTGGATTTATCTTTATGTGTCAAAAAGAGACGTGATGGAGTTGGTTTCTGTATCAAGTAATCTGTTGGGGCAGATGATGTGTAGGGATAAGGGTTCATGTCATTTACAGCTTGAAGGTCGTCAGAAATTACTTTTGGTACCCAATTATAAGTTCAATAATGTGAGCTAACAGAttctatattaaaattcttatttggttggtttgtttcttcttcgtcttcttcttctaattattttggaatgatttggaattgtcatttgcatttttataattatgggTTAGAAGTTAAGGggaaattttacaaattagccattaaaattttgcatttttcacttttaaccCCACTAACTTATTTCTATCAATATTAGCCAAACAACAAACTTTTGGACCATAATACCCTTGCAATCTCACCCAAAGCTCACCAAAGCTTGAACTCACCTACACTTCTCACCAAACGGAAGCACCATAGAGAGCCAAATCGGAGACCATCATCGGCGGCAATCTCACCGGAATCCCGTTCAGCAACACTAATTCCACCAAAATCACGTATAATAGCAATCAAAATCTCCAAGATAACAGTTGAAGTTCAAAAACCCTAGGTTAGCAATTTCAAACACATGCTTTATATTGTTCTTGTGTTGTGTTGTGATTGTGTGTTGTTGTGATGATGTTTGTGGTGGTTGGTGGTCTATTGTCGGACTGTGTTGGAGGCAATACGTTGCAATGGCTGTTGACCAATTTgtgaaaattcaaattttttgtgcGACAGGGTCCCGTCGCACAAAGTTTTGTGCGACAGGTTCCCGTCGCACCAAATTTTGTGCGACTGCCTTTCTGTCGCACAAAAAATCTGATTACACAATCTGAAATTTTGTGCGACAGGTTCCCGTCGCACCAAATTTTGTGCGACTGCCTTTCTGTCGCACAAAAAAATCTGATTACACTATCTGAAATTTTGTGCGACAGGTTCCCGTCGCACCAAATTTTGTGCAACAGATGCTGTCGcacaaaaaaatcatattacacAAAATTTAGGTTATTTTCTGGAGGTCATAATTACGgctaaataaattcatttttttgtgtataatatatcatttcaaCGCTTGCAACGAAACAAATCAAACCCACAATGTGTAACCacatttgttatattttttgtatattttgtaGATTTAATGGATTCAGTTGTGCTTCAACTGTGTTACGACGGTTGGTGGGAGACGTTGGCGGATGGGAGTATGGAGTACGTGAATGGCAATAATACAGCCTTTCTAATTCGAAAAGACTGTACATTTGATCAGTTTCTGGCAAGAGTTTATGATGTGTTACAGATAAATTGTAATGAATACAATATCACcatgaagacaactttgaggtcTAGTAATACAATGTATCGTACATGTTCACT contains:
- the LOC102616933 gene encoding uncharacterized protein LOC102616933 translates to MPSQQGNINNDYLETLVASARPFLRGELEAIDKNLPSLISVLRSVGAGECWHKHGSFLEHLVDIYRILKIWKAPDCVCLCGLFHSAYSNSYVNLAIFDPNTGRDVVRGHVGDAAEKLIHLFCIVPRQPLIHDDLLFEYSDQELVEHLKASDVSLINAKEKGLFNAEEAWRKKINELLPADGLTVKHIKTGEDVGVSRRVVATFVMLTIADFSDQLFGFQDFLFNNSDGKLEFAGNSFSALWPGDGKPGLWMNSLSRMGAIYSLIAREEEIFIQERKTSAAAVGVGVDKERDEDIELPVPPVFENCTRILDAKEQIEARDLYWEAVCGNSDGSKEKLEKAEELLLRCIEKNPFVGEPHVVLGQIYLAKGEFEEAEREAGKGLMLLLEWGSPWDKRMSWEGWVAWTRVLYMKAKEKSWPQTSWGVLNLGFVR